In one Nocardioides luteus genomic region, the following are encoded:
- a CDS encoding M3 family metallopeptidase, whose product MSTPEPLVLPDTEAAEGWVKERTSATLTHVRELAEQLRTAPPSRAIEVLKAWDQLSLELGSLGGMAGLLANVHPVEAVRTACEDTEVEVDRLRTELTQDQALYRVFAELPEDQTAALDPLAARLLEKTLQDFTRAGVDRDEATRARLTEINERLTELNLEFSRVTRDDVRITTATPEQLDGMPADWLEAHPVNDKGLVEITTDYPDALPARMFVKDPAIRRAVTVAGLERGWPHNDAVLKEMFALRHELANLVGYEDWPAFDAAVKMIGDGPAIPEFIDKIAGAAEGRMKRDLEVLLDRYERDVPGASAVSAADALYYEELVRQEKYDVDSQVVRTYFDFAKVHQGLLDVTGRLFGLRYEPVADVVTWHEDVSVFDVYPRDGAERLGRIYLDLHPREGKYKHAAQFDLAPGVAGRQLPEGVLVCNFSRGLMEHDHVVTLFHEFGHLIHHVLGGQGEWARFSGVATEWDFVEAPSQMLEEWAWDADVLQTFATNEAGEPIPADLVARMRAADDFGKGYHARQQMFYAAISYWFHKEQPEDLTKRLQELQAAYSPYPYLDGTHFFANFGHLGGYSSAYYTYMWSLVIAKDLFSAFDRDDLFAPEVAGRYRDLVLARGGEKDAADLVADFLGRPYSFDAYAAWLVS is encoded by the coding sequence ATGAGTACGCCAGAGCCGCTCGTCCTGCCCGACACCGAGGCCGCGGAGGGCTGGGTCAAGGAGCGTACGTCAGCGACGCTGACCCACGTGCGCGAGCTGGCCGAACAGCTGCGGACCGCGCCGCCGAGCCGGGCGATCGAGGTGCTGAAGGCCTGGGACCAGCTCTCGCTCGAGCTCGGCTCGCTCGGCGGGATGGCCGGCCTGCTCGCCAACGTCCACCCCGTCGAGGCGGTCCGCACTGCGTGCGAGGACACCGAGGTGGAGGTCGACCGGCTGCGCACCGAGCTCACCCAGGACCAGGCGCTCTACCGCGTCTTCGCCGAGCTCCCGGAGGATCAGACCGCGGCGCTCGACCCGCTCGCCGCCCGGCTGCTGGAGAAGACGCTGCAGGACTTCACCCGCGCCGGTGTCGACCGTGACGAGGCCACCCGGGCCCGGCTCACCGAGATCAACGAACGGCTCACCGAGCTCAACCTCGAGTTCTCCCGCGTGACCAGGGACGACGTACGCATCACCACGGCCACGCCCGAGCAGCTGGACGGGATGCCGGCCGACTGGCTGGAGGCCCACCCGGTCAACGACAAGGGGCTCGTCGAGATCACCACCGACTACCCCGACGCGCTGCCCGCGCGGATGTTCGTGAAGGACCCGGCGATCCGTCGCGCCGTCACGGTCGCCGGGCTCGAGCGCGGCTGGCCGCACAACGACGCGGTCCTCAAGGAGATGTTCGCGCTGCGCCACGAGCTGGCCAACCTGGTCGGCTACGAGGACTGGCCGGCCTTTGACGCCGCGGTGAAGATGATCGGCGACGGGCCGGCGATCCCGGAGTTCATCGACAAGATCGCCGGTGCCGCCGAAGGACGGATGAAGCGCGACCTCGAGGTGCTCCTCGACCGCTACGAGCGCGACGTCCCGGGGGCCAGCGCGGTGTCCGCGGCCGACGCGCTCTACTACGAGGAGCTGGTGCGGCAGGAGAAGTACGACGTCGACAGCCAGGTGGTGCGCACCTACTTCGACTTCGCGAAGGTGCACCAGGGCCTGCTGGACGTCACCGGGCGGCTCTTCGGGCTGCGCTACGAGCCGGTCGCCGACGTGGTCACCTGGCACGAGGACGTGAGCGTCTTCGACGTCTACCCGCGCGACGGTGCCGAGCGTCTCGGCCGCATCTATCTCGACCTGCACCCCCGCGAGGGCAAGTACAAGCACGCCGCACAGTTCGATCTGGCCCCGGGCGTGGCCGGCCGGCAGCTTCCCGAGGGCGTGCTGGTCTGCAACTTCTCCCGAGGCCTGATGGAGCACGACCACGTGGTGACCCTCTTCCACGAGTTCGGCCACCTGATCCACCACGTGCTCGGTGGACAGGGCGAGTGGGCGCGGTTCTCCGGTGTCGCGACGGAGTGGGACTTCGTCGAGGCGCCCAGTCAGATGCTCGAGGAGTGGGCCTGGGACGCCGACGTGCTGCAGACCTTCGCCACCAACGAGGCCGGCGAGCCGATCCCGGCCGACCTGGTGGCGCGGATGCGGGCCGCGGACGACTTCGGCAAGGGCTACCACGCGCGGCAGCAGATGTTCTACGCCGCCATCTCCTACTGGTTCCACAAGGAGCAGCCCGAGGACCTCACCAAGCGGCTGCAGGAGCTGCAGGCGGCGTACTCGCCCTATCCCTACCTCGACGGCACCCACTTCTTCGCCAACTTCGGCCACCTGGGCGGCTACTCCTCGGCCTACTACACCTACATGTGGTCGCTGGTCATCGCGAAGGACCTGTTCAGCGCCTTCGACCGGGACGACCTGTTCGCTCCCGAGGTGGCCGGCCGCTACCGCGACCTCGTGCTGGCCCGCGGAGGCGAGAAGGACGCCGCCGACCTGGTGGCGGACTTCCTCGGCCGGCCCTACTCCTTCGATGCGTACGCGGCCTGGTTGGTCTCCTAG
- a CDS encoding YciI family protein yields the protein MPEYMIAFNDEWVAEHTTEQLREKSFASKAVLDEMKAAGVFVYANGGIDASTALFSVETKDGEAVFTDGPFVETKEHIGGFTVIDVADDEAARYWAGRVAVCLDWPQEVHRFPNEYSWED from the coding sequence ATGCCTGAGTACATGATCGCGTTCAACGACGAGTGGGTGGCCGAGCACACGACGGAGCAGCTGCGCGAGAAGAGCTTCGCCTCGAAGGCCGTGCTCGACGAGATGAAGGCCGCCGGGGTCTTCGTCTACGCCAACGGAGGGATCGACGCCTCGACCGCGCTCTTCAGCGTCGAGACCAAGGACGGCGAGGCCGTCTTCACCGACGGCCCCTTCGTCGAGACCAAGGAGCACATCGGTGGCTTCACGGTCATCGACGTGGCCGACGACGAGGCGGCGCGCTACTGGGCCGGCCGGGTGGCGGTCTGCCTCGACTGGCCGCAGGAGGTCCACCGCTTCCCGAACGAGTATTCCTGGGAGGACTGA
- a CDS encoding RNA polymerase sigma factor, which produces MIEVDEAITRAHQEEWARVVASLTRRFGDLDIAEDAAAEAFTIAVERWPLDGVPPNPGAWLTTTANRRAIDRIRRESKRDDKQKEAVAMHDDTPHEPLGAIEDDRLRLLFTCCHPALAPEARVALTLRMVGGLTVPEIAKAFLVQETTMGQRITRAKNKIKAAHIPYRVPETADLPERVSGVLAVLFLVFNEGYLSSGDHENAVRSDLTAEAIRLTRLVRVLLPDDGEVAGLLALMLLIEARRTARVSANGELVRLDEQDRGSWDLALIAEGHALVRERLAVVANGGPRPGRYQILAAINAVHTSVRDARDTDWSQIVALYDQMIRVDASPIVRLNRAIAIAELDGPEVALAEIDRLDLEDYHAFHATRADLLRRLGRSGESRAAYDRAIELAENAAEVALLTRRRDQLGGS; this is translated from the coding sequence TTGATCGAGGTCGACGAGGCGATCACCCGGGCCCACCAGGAGGAGTGGGCCCGGGTGGTCGCCAGCCTCACCCGCCGCTTCGGTGACCTCGACATCGCCGAGGACGCCGCGGCCGAGGCGTTCACGATCGCAGTCGAGCGCTGGCCGCTCGACGGCGTACCTCCCAACCCCGGCGCCTGGCTCACCACCACCGCCAACCGCCGCGCGATCGACCGGATCCGCCGCGAGTCCAAGCGTGACGACAAGCAGAAGGAGGCCGTCGCGATGCACGATGACACCCCGCACGAGCCTCTCGGAGCGATCGAGGACGACCGGCTCCGGCTGCTGTTCACCTGCTGCCACCCCGCGCTCGCACCCGAGGCCCGGGTGGCGCTGACGCTGCGTATGGTCGGCGGCCTGACCGTTCCCGAGATCGCCAAGGCCTTCCTGGTCCAGGAGACCACCATGGGTCAACGGATCACCCGGGCGAAGAACAAGATCAAGGCCGCCCACATCCCCTACCGCGTCCCCGAGACGGCCGACCTCCCCGAGCGGGTCTCGGGCGTCCTGGCGGTCCTCTTCCTGGTCTTCAACGAGGGCTATCTCTCCTCCGGCGACCACGAGAACGCAGTACGCAGCGACCTGACCGCCGAGGCGATCCGGCTGACCCGGCTGGTCCGGGTCCTGCTCCCCGACGACGGCGAGGTCGCCGGCCTGCTGGCCCTGATGCTGCTGATCGAGGCGCGGCGTACGGCCCGGGTGTCGGCGAACGGCGAGCTGGTCCGCCTCGACGAGCAGGACCGCGGCTCCTGGGATCTCGCCCTGATCGCCGAGGGCCACGCGCTCGTGCGCGAGCGGCTCGCCGTCGTCGCCAACGGGGGCCCGCGGCCCGGGCGCTACCAGATCCTGGCCGCCATCAACGCCGTCCACACCTCGGTGCGGGACGCCCGTGACACCGACTGGTCCCAGATCGTCGCGCTCTACGACCAGATGATCCGGGTCGACGCCTCACCGATCGTCCGGCTCAACCGTGCGATCGCCATCGCCGAGCTGGACGGCCCCGAGGTCGCGCTCGCCGAGATCGACCGGCTCGACCTGGAGGACTACCACGCCTTCCACGCCACCCGGGCCGACCTGCTGCGCCGGCTCGGCCGCAGCGGCGAGTCCCGCGCGGCGTACGACCGGGCCATCGAGCTCGCCGAGAACGCTGCCGAGGTCGCGCTGCTGACCAGGCGCCGGGACCAGCTCGGAGGTAGTTGA
- a CDS encoding YciI family protein, whose translation MAKYLMSVWGPDSDYEKEHYGYASEEEMMASFEATGKFNDKLQQEGYFVFADGLDAAKTATVVDGQGEKPIITDGPYAEAKEYMAGFWIIDVPDLDVALKLAAEASAACLGKVEVRPMQTGPEA comes from the coding sequence ATGGCCAAGTACCTGATGTCCGTCTGGGGTCCCGACTCGGACTACGAGAAGGAGCACTACGGCTACGCCTCGGAGGAGGAGATGATGGCCTCGTTCGAGGCCACCGGGAAGTTCAACGACAAGCTTCAGCAGGAGGGCTACTTCGTCTTCGCCGACGGCCTCGACGCCGCGAAGACGGCGACCGTCGTCGATGGCCAGGGCGAGAAGCCGATCATCACGGATGGCCCCTATGCAGAGGCCAAGGAGTACATGGCGGGCTTCTGGATCATCGACGTCCCCGACCTCGACGTCGCGCTCAAGCTTGCGGCGGAGGCGTCGGCCGCGTGCCTCGGCAAGGTCGAGGTGCGACCGATGCAGACCGGCCCCGAGGCGTGA
- a CDS encoding MFS transporter — translation MSITAKLKGAVADTRPLQEPHFRRLWTAGIVTMIGAQLTVVAVPAQIYADTGSSAYVGLTGVFGLVPLIVFGLYGGALADHFDRRTILMVSTTGLIVTSALFWLQSALGNTNVWALLCLFSVQQAFFAVNQPTRNSLLPKILPAHLLPAANSLNMTVFQAGAIAGPLVAGVMLPFTGFTWLYAIDTVTLFATLYAVVLLPRIPVEGAGSKVPGLRSVWDGFAYLRHQPVLLMSFVVDLIAMVFAMPRALFPQIAHESFGGPSEGGIAFALLFAAIPAGAVIGGIFSGWVSRIEAQGRVVIWCIAVWALGITLFGLTVTFADHFTALMLGLGVLFMMVAGAADVASAAIRMSILQSAADDNVRGRLQGVFTVVVAGGPRVADVLHGGAAAVVGTAIATTGGGLLNLLGIALCALLVPSFLAYRVNRTAPAQDELAK, via the coding sequence GTGAGCATCACCGCAAAGCTCAAGGGGGCCGTGGCCGACACCCGCCCCCTCCAGGAGCCGCACTTCCGGCGCCTGTGGACCGCCGGGATCGTCACCATGATCGGCGCGCAGCTGACCGTGGTCGCGGTGCCGGCCCAGATCTACGCGGACACCGGCTCGTCGGCGTACGTCGGGCTGACGGGCGTCTTCGGACTGGTCCCGCTGATCGTCTTCGGCCTCTACGGCGGTGCGCTCGCGGACCACTTCGACCGGCGTACGATCCTGATGGTCTCGACCACCGGGCTGATCGTCACCAGTGCGCTCTTCTGGCTGCAGTCGGCGCTCGGCAACACCAACGTGTGGGCGCTGCTGTGCCTCTTCTCGGTGCAGCAGGCCTTCTTCGCGGTCAACCAGCCGACCCGGAACTCGCTGCTCCCCAAGATCCTGCCCGCGCACCTGCTGCCGGCCGCCAACTCGCTCAACATGACGGTCTTCCAGGCCGGCGCGATCGCCGGTCCGCTGGTCGCCGGGGTGATGCTCCCGTTCACCGGGTTCACCTGGCTGTACGCCATCGACACGGTCACCCTCTTCGCGACGCTCTACGCGGTCGTGCTGCTGCCGCGGATCCCCGTCGAGGGCGCCGGCTCGAAGGTGCCCGGACTGCGGTCGGTGTGGGACGGCTTCGCCTACCTGCGCCACCAGCCGGTGCTGCTGATGAGCTTCGTGGTCGACCTGATCGCGATGGTCTTCGCGATGCCGCGGGCGCTGTTCCCGCAGATCGCGCACGAGTCCTTCGGCGGACCCTCCGAGGGCGGCATCGCCTTCGCGCTGCTCTTCGCCGCCATCCCGGCCGGCGCCGTGATCGGCGGCATCTTCTCCGGCTGGGTCTCCCGCATCGAGGCCCAGGGGCGCGTGGTCATCTGGTGCATCGCCGTGTGGGCCCTCGGGATCACCCTGTTCGGGCTCACCGTGACATTCGCCGACCACTTCACCGCTCTGATGCTGGGGCTCGGCGTGCTCTTCATGATGGTAGCCGGCGCCGCCGACGTGGCCTCGGCGGCCATCCGGATGTCGATCCTGCAGTCGGCGGCCGACGACAACGTACGCGGCCGGCTGCAGGGGGTCTTCACGGTCGTCGTCGCGGGCGGCCCGCGCGTGGCCGACGTCCTGCACGGAGGCGCGGCGGCCGTGGTCGGCACCGCGATCGCGACCACCGGCGGTGGCCTGCTCAACCTCCTCGGGATCGCGCTGTGCGCGCTACTCGTCCCGAGCTTCCTCGCCTACCGGGTCAACCGGACCGCGCCCGCCCAGGACGAACTCGCGAAGTAG
- a CDS encoding alpha/beta fold hydrolase: MPSVQLSAGPIDFDDTGGDGPVLVLLHGVPMDGRLWRRSMPYLSGFRVIRPTLPLGGHRKPMNPDADLSQLGVANILGDFLDALDLHDVTLVLNDWGGGQFLINEGRTDRIGRLALVACEAFDNYPPKAARPLAVLSKVPPLFTAGLQLFRMQSFRQARSGYGGMSVDKDYHLYDDLVHGWFAPALTDKAIRRDFIKFAGGAPGRDELLELAEGQQKFTKPVLVVWADQDTLMPAEHGPRLAAHYPDARLEIVKDSSTLVPIDQPELLAGLLREFVLGGRGPVDPVGEEARDE, from the coding sequence ATGCCCAGCGTCCAGCTGTCGGCCGGTCCGATCGATTTCGACGATACCGGCGGTGACGGCCCTGTCCTCGTACTCCTCCACGGAGTGCCGATGGACGGCCGTCTGTGGCGTCGTTCGATGCCCTACCTGAGTGGGTTCCGGGTGATCCGGCCGACCCTGCCGCTCGGCGGCCACCGCAAGCCGATGAACCCCGACGCCGACCTCAGCCAGCTCGGCGTGGCCAACATCCTCGGTGACTTCCTCGACGCGCTCGACCTCCACGACGTCACCCTCGTCCTCAACGACTGGGGCGGCGGCCAGTTCCTCATCAACGAGGGCCGCACCGACCGCATCGGGCGGCTGGCGCTGGTGGCGTGCGAGGCCTTCGACAACTACCCGCCCAAGGCGGCCAGGCCGCTGGCGGTGCTCTCCAAGGTGCCGCCGCTGTTCACCGCCGGGCTGCAGCTGTTCCGCATGCAGAGCTTCCGGCAGGCGCGCTCGGGCTACGGCGGGATGTCGGTCGACAAGGACTATCACCTCTACGACGACCTCGTGCACGGCTGGTTCGCCCCGGCGCTGACCGACAAGGCCATCCGCCGCGACTTCATCAAGTTCGCCGGCGGCGCGCCCGGGCGCGACGAGCTGCTCGAGCTGGCCGAGGGGCAGCAGAAGTTCACCAAGCCGGTGCTCGTGGTCTGGGCCGACCAGGACACCCTGATGCCCGCCGAGCACGGTCCGCGCCTGGCCGCGCACTATCCCGACGCGCGCCTGGAGATCGTCAAGGACTCCTCGACGCTGGTGCCGATCGACCAGCCCGAGCTGCTCGCCGGGCTACTTCGCGAGTTCGTCCTGGGCGGGCGCGGTCCGGTTGACCCGGTAGGCGAGGAAGCTCGGGACGAGTAG
- a CDS encoding glycosyltransferase family 2 protein: MRVGGFRRRKPRLLSVVVPVYNVADYVADSLDSILRQPLREVCAIEVVVVDDGSTDGSAEIVKDIAAKDPRVTLITQPNSGVSIARHTGVEATSGDLLTFVDPDDILPRDAWSSMIKTLRRTGSDFAVGSAERITVVNGEERRYVTPLMRRNHTRTRLRCRIEDAPLMLADVFVWNKIFRRSFWTDNDITFPERTRYQDQVALTKAFLAARNFDVLTDVVYDWRVRSDLSSATQKRAQIANLTERITTKRQTVELVAASGSEKLMRTLRTEILPIDMWEHFRAAVNPATEDPDRYWSLLREVVLELWYDAGVPFEETTVPRGQRLMAWLVAQDRRDDLADLIAMIDERGPAKAIEAFAAAEDLPEGL; the protein is encoded by the coding sequence ATGCGCGTGGGGGGATTCAGGAGGAGGAAGCCGAGGCTGCTCAGTGTGGTCGTGCCGGTCTACAACGTGGCCGACTACGTCGCCGACAGCCTCGACAGCATCCTGCGCCAGCCGCTGCGTGAGGTCTGCGCCATCGAGGTCGTCGTCGTCGACGACGGTTCGACCGACGGCTCGGCCGAGATCGTCAAGGACATCGCCGCGAAGGACCCTCGGGTCACTCTGATCACCCAGCCCAACTCCGGGGTCTCCATCGCCCGCCACACCGGCGTCGAGGCCACCTCCGGCGACCTGCTCACCTTCGTCGACCCCGATGACATCCTGCCCCGCGACGCGTGGAGCTCGATGATCAAGACGCTGCGGCGTACGGGCTCCGACTTCGCGGTCGGCTCCGCCGAGCGCATCACCGTCGTGAACGGCGAGGAGCGGAGGTACGTCACCCCGCTGATGCGCCGCAACCACACCCGCACGCGCCTCAGGTGCCGGATCGAGGACGCGCCGCTGATGCTCGCGGACGTGTTCGTGTGGAACAAGATCTTCCGGCGTTCCTTCTGGACCGACAACGACATCACCTTCCCCGAGCGCACCCGCTACCAGGACCAGGTGGCCCTGACGAAGGCGTTCCTGGCCGCCCGGAACTTCGACGTGCTCACCGACGTCGTCTACGACTGGCGCGTCCGCTCCGACCTCTCCTCCGCCACCCAGAAGCGCGCCCAGATCGCCAACCTGACCGAGCGGATCACCACCAAGCGGCAGACCGTCGAGCTCGTGGCGGCCTCGGGCTCGGAGAAGCTGATGCGGACGCTGCGCACCGAGATCCTCCCGATCGACATGTGGGAGCACTTCCGTGCGGCCGTCAACCCCGCCACCGAGGACCCCGACCGCTACTGGTCGCTGCTGCGCGAGGTCGTCCTCGAGCTCTGGTACGACGCCGGTGTCCCGTTCGAGGAGACCACCGTCCCGCGCGGCCAGCGCCTGATGGCCTGGCTGGTCGCGCAGGACCGTCGTGACGACCTCGCCGACCTCATCGCGATGATCGACGAGCGCGGTCCGGCCAAGGCGATCGAGGCGTTCGCCGCCGCCGAGGACCTGCCCGAAGGGCTCTGA
- a CDS encoding purple acid phosphatase family protein codes for MTVSPHSGPTRVGPSRRTLLKTGLIGGAGVVTGPLLWTQAARSAAPATGVHLSYGANPVRQMNVSWSTAGSVKAPRLDLGVTPDYGLTLRPESLSSIRVDSIYHHVDLSDLKPGTRYYYRLSHDGGTPTRGSFTTAPKGRESFRFAAFGDMGVAEDAARNVNLIRQQGAEFAFVVGDIAYADTGGQGKSGELQQDFGVWDEFLTQIQPSANAIPWMTVVGNHEMENGNGELGYDGYRARFRHPGNGAGGGEETYSFVRGNVAFIALDGNDATYEYTRNAGYLGETLDSWLEQRLADFRARDDIDFILVGFHQCAYCTNIAHASDGGIRDRWEALFDRYQVDVVINGHNHCYERTHLMRGGKPVQEAPRGSTVDTGQGTIYITAGGGGGSTYPDVLPVLSYYTDKNGLKIPEPTTYRAVGDATHSVAFFDAHPRDAHGKARLDLEVIATDGSEVDTLSIARSR; via the coding sequence GTGACCGTCAGCCCCCACTCCGGCCCCACCCGTGTCGGCCCGTCCAGGCGCACCCTGCTCAAGACCGGTCTGATCGGCGGCGCCGGTGTCGTCACCGGCCCGCTGCTGTGGACCCAGGCTGCCAGGTCGGCCGCACCGGCCACCGGCGTACATCTGTCCTACGGTGCCAACCCGGTCCGGCAGATGAACGTCTCCTGGTCGACCGCCGGTTCGGTGAAGGCGCCGCGGCTCGACCTCGGTGTCACGCCCGACTACGGCCTCACGCTCCGGCCCGAGTCGCTCTCCTCGATCCGCGTCGACAGCATCTACCACCACGTCGACCTCAGCGACCTGAAGCCCGGCACGCGCTACTACTACCGCCTCAGCCACGACGGGGGTACGCCGACCAGGGGCTCGTTCACCACCGCCCCGAAGGGCAGGGAGAGCTTCCGCTTCGCCGCCTTCGGCGACATGGGCGTGGCCGAGGACGCCGCCCGCAACGTGAACCTGATCCGCCAGCAGGGCGCCGAGTTCGCGTTCGTGGTCGGTGACATCGCCTACGCGGACACCGGCGGCCAGGGCAAGAGCGGGGAGCTGCAGCAGGACTTCGGCGTGTGGGACGAGTTCCTGACCCAGATCCAGCCCAGCGCCAACGCCATCCCGTGGATGACGGTCGTCGGCAACCACGAGATGGAGAACGGCAACGGCGAGCTCGGCTACGACGGCTACCGGGCCCGCTTCCGCCACCCCGGAAACGGTGCCGGCGGCGGTGAGGAGACCTACTCCTTCGTCCGCGGCAACGTGGCCTTCATCGCCCTCGACGGCAACGACGCGACGTACGAGTACACCCGGAACGCGGGCTACCTCGGTGAGACCCTGGACAGCTGGCTCGAGCAGCGGCTGGCCGACTTCCGGGCCCGTGACGACATCGACTTCATCCTCGTCGGCTTCCACCAGTGCGCCTACTGCACCAACATCGCGCACGCCTCCGACGGCGGCATCCGCGACCGCTGGGAGGCGCTCTTCGACCGCTACCAGGTCGACGTGGTGATCAACGGCCACAACCACTGCTACGAGCGCACCCACCTGATGCGCGGCGGCAAGCCGGTCCAGGAGGCGCCGCGCGGGTCCACGGTCGACACCGGCCAGGGCACGATCTACATCACCGCCGGCGGCGGTGGCGGCTCGACCTACCCCGACGTCCTGCCCGTGCTCTCCTACTACACGGACAAGAACGGCCTGAAGATCCCGGAGCCCACGACCTACCGTGCCGTCGGCGACGCCACCCACTCGGTCGCGTTCTTCGACGCGCACCCGCGTGACGCCCACGGGAAGGCCCGGCTCGACCTCGAAGTCATCGCCACGGACGGGTCTGAGGTCGACACGCTCAGTATCGCTAGGTCGCGTTGA
- a CDS encoding pseudouridine-5'-phosphate glycosidase — translation MKVRLTEEVGVALAEGRPVVALESTIISHGMPYPDNVKMATEVEQIVRDNGAVPATIALLGGIPRAGLSHDDLELLASDPDVTKVSVRDLPYVVARGLHGATTVAATMRLAAMVGIRTFVTGGLGGVHRGAATSFDISADLTELARTQVAVVSAGVKSILDIGLTLETLETYGVPVLVNGSDEFPAFYSRSSGFAAPLRIDGPDEAAAVMKATWDLGLPSGLVIANPVPVADEIPGEVIGKHIDQALADAEARDIHGKDITPFLLARIVELTGGDSLATNIALVRDNAAFGAQMAVSHAASV, via the coding sequence ATGAAGGTCCGGCTCACCGAGGAGGTCGGGGTCGCGCTCGCCGAGGGGCGCCCGGTCGTCGCGCTGGAGTCGACGATCATCAGCCACGGCATGCCCTACCCCGACAACGTCAAGATGGCCACCGAGGTCGAGCAGATCGTGCGCGACAACGGCGCCGTCCCGGCCACGATCGCGCTGCTCGGCGGCATCCCTCGCGCCGGGCTGTCCCACGACGACCTCGAGCTCCTCGCCTCCGACCCCGACGTGACGAAGGTCAGCGTCCGCGACCTCCCCTACGTCGTCGCCCGCGGCCTCCACGGTGCGACCACGGTCGCGGCGACCATGCGCCTGGCGGCCATGGTCGGGATCAGGACGTTCGTGACCGGTGGGCTCGGTGGCGTACACCGGGGTGCGGCGACGTCCTTCGACATCTCCGCGGACCTGACCGAGCTCGCCCGCACCCAGGTCGCGGTGGTGAGCGCCGGCGTGAAGTCGATCCTCGACATCGGCCTGACCCTCGAGACGCTGGAGACCTACGGGGTGCCCGTCCTGGTCAACGGCAGCGACGAGTTCCCGGCCTTCTACTCTCGCAGCTCCGGGTTCGCGGCGCCGCTGCGCATCGACGGTCCCGACGAGGCGGCCGCGGTGATGAAGGCGACCTGGGACCTCGGTCTCCCCAGTGGCCTGGTCATCGCCAACCCGGTCCCCGTCGCCGACGAGATCCCGGGCGAGGTGATCGGGAAACACATCGACCAGGCCCTCGCCGACGCCGAGGCTCGCGACATCCACGGCAAGGACATCACCCCGTTCCTGCTGGCCAGGATCGTCGAGCTGACCGGCGGCGACTCGCTGGCGACCAACATCGCGCTCGTACGCGACAACGCAGCCTTCGGCGCGCAAATGGCCGTATCGCATGCTGCGAGCGTCTAA
- a CDS encoding carbohydrate kinase family protein has product MNPHIPPDIVVIGGSNMDLHARAHEQVVMGSSMSGSAGLSPGGVGRNVAENLARLGDSVALVSVVGDDPIGDEVISYTEDVGVDCTYVRRRADVRTGTYNAVLDSSGELVVAVADMAATDEFSPLVVEAARDMIRTARGVLVEGNIPVRTAEVAIDLAHEFDVPVVFDPVSVPKARRARDLIRADRELYLVTPNQAELAALTDLPAGTDAEIEKAVHSLHDRGVGVVWVRLGARGSVISYNDIYQELPAVPTEVVDVTGAGDAMLAAFTHELLRDVDLVEAARFGHAAAALTCGTHDTVRMDLSESLVRELA; this is encoded by the coding sequence ATGAACCCGCACATACCGCCAGATATCGTCGTGATCGGCGGCTCCAACATGGATCTCCACGCTCGGGCACACGAGCAGGTGGTGATGGGTTCGAGCATGTCCGGATCCGCCGGCCTCTCGCCCGGGGGCGTCGGCCGGAACGTGGCCGAGAACCTGGCCCGGCTGGGTGACTCGGTGGCGCTGGTCTCGGTCGTCGGGGACGACCCGATCGGTGACGAGGTGATCAGCTACACCGAGGACGTCGGCGTCGACTGCACCTATGTCCGCCGCCGGGCAGACGTACGCACCGGCACCTACAACGCCGTGCTCGACTCCTCCGGTGAGCTGGTGGTCGCCGTGGCCGACATGGCCGCGACCGACGAGTTCTCGCCGCTGGTCGTGGAGGCCGCGCGCGACATGATCAGGACCGCTCGCGGGGTGCTCGTCGAGGGCAACATCCCGGTCCGCACGGCCGAGGTGGCGATCGACCTCGCCCACGAGTTCGACGTGCCGGTCGTGTTCGACCCGGTCTCGGTGCCGAAGGCGAGGCGCGCGCGGGACCTGATCCGCGCCGACCGCGAGCTCTACCTGGTCACGCCCAACCAAGCCGAGCTGGCCGCGCTGACCGACCTGCCCGCCGGCACCGACGCGGAGATCGAGAAGGCTGTCCACTCGCTGCACGACCGTGGTGTCGGCGTCGTCTGGGTGCGTCTCGGCGCCCGCGGTTCGGTGATCAGCTACAACGACATCTACCAGGAGCTTCCCGCGGTGCCGACAGAGGTCGTCGACGTGACCGGTGCGGGCGACGCGATGCTCGCGGCGTTCACCCACGAGCTGCTCCGCGACGTCGACCTGGTCGAGGCGGCGCGGTTCGGCCACGCCGCGGCCGCGCTGACCTGCGGCACCCACGACACCGTCCGGATGGACCTCAGCGAGAGTCTCGTGCGGGAGCTGGCATGA